The Euphorbia lathyris chromosome 2, ddEupLath1.1, whole genome shotgun sequence genome includes a window with the following:
- the LOC136219568 gene encoding protein IQ-DOMAIN 29-like isoform X1 — translation MGRSPAKWIKSVILRKKSPKSKLSEGNDVLKPTTNKGELLVASEAPVSGTTTDHSLISQLAPAVGARSVVNREHGEAANAPSEGLASSCAKASENGEGIVNSGVQDDADRIRLQTAATKAQSSFRGYQARRAFKKHKSSIIRLQALVRGHLVRRQAVTTLCCVRAVIKIQALARGQKVRRSAVGIEVQNACNQGKIQGAAYFSEKCTYPMEEKLIKNVFAQKLFASSPRAMPLSLQYNLGDPNSSREWLERWTESQFWLSHSRQKSTAKHGALKKVETKQGRTRRIVRNHSHATAENCSGSSVKESEKPKPNQRKVGHPVDSVQEHPKIEVEKVNRNSRKTSNPVKEVHERLNVVSGKAKRTIRKSSVVRTPEVSSGTNDVAVAVTRDSDADKSPKLATMDGNVTPLHESPDLDLQPLGVNSKVDDIQEATEQLSLTGGNDESHDLVLQPVGNNSRVDDIQGKSKPLNPKDYNSGNENQKINERRASLPPNVEHVENGVHSTPKVPSYMAPTESARAKLRAQGSPRFSQDAIESIATTRRHSLPSSTNARLASMSPRAHKLVHSAGKGLVSSNRSLSSSRDGNVSDKAMKAEWRR, via the exons ATGGGAAGGTCTCCAGCTAAATGGATCAAGTCTGTTATTCTTCGCAAGAAGTCACCAAAGTCTAAGTTGTCGGAAGGAAATGATGTTTTG AAACCCACCACCAACAAAGGAGAGTTATTGGTTGCTTCTGAAGCACCTGTATCTGGTACTACTACTGATCATTCCTTGATTTCACAACTGGCTCCTGCGGTTGGTGCTAGAAGTGTTGTCAATCGGGAACATGGAGAAGCTGCTAATGCACCAAGTGAAGGACTTGCTTCTTCATGTGCAAAGGCATCCGAGAATGGTGAAGGGATTGTGAATTCAGGTGTACAAGACGATGCTGACAGAATCAGGCTTCAAACAGCTGCCACAAAGGCACAGTCATCTTTTAGGGGTTATCAG GCTCGTCGTGCATTTAAAAAACATAAGAGCAGCATTATAAGGCTGCAAGCCCTTGTTCGTGGTCACTTGGTTAGAAGACAAGCTGTTACCACTTTATGTTGTGTGCGAGCAGTTATTAAAATTCAGGCGCTGGCCCGTGGTCAAAAGGTTAGACGTTCTGCTGTTGGGATTGAAGTGCAGAATGCATGCAATCAGGGAAAAATTCAG GGCGCTGcatatttttctgaaaaatgTACATATCCCATGGAAGAGAAGCTTATCAAGAATGTATTTGCCCAGAAG CTATTTGCATCATCACCACGAGCGATGCCTCTAAGCCTCCAGTATAATCTTGGGGATCCTAACTCATCTCGGGAGTGGCTGGAGCGCTGGACAGAGTCACAATTTTGGCTATCTCACTCAAGACAAAAGAGCACTGCCAAGCATGGTGCACTTAAGAAAGTCGAAACCAAACAAGGCAGGACAAGACGAATTGTTCGTAATCATTCCCATGCAACTGCTGAAAATTGTTCAGGAAGTTCAGTTAAAGAGTCTGAAAAACCGAAACCCAACCAAAGAAAGGTTGGCCATCCAGTCGATTCAGTTCAGGAACATCCAAAAATTGAAGTTGAGAAGGTAAATCGTAATTCAAGAAAAACTTCTAATCCTGTGAAGGAGGTTCATGAAAGATTAAATGTTGTTAGTGGGAAAGCAAAACGCACTATCCGAAAGTCGTCTGTTGTTCGTACTCCTGAAGTTTCATCGGGCACTAATGATGTGGCAGTGGCAGTTACAAGAGATTCTGATGCTGACAAGAGTCCAAAACTTGCTACTATGGATGGTAATGTCACTCCATTACACGAGTCTCCTGATTTGGACTTGCAACCTTTGGGGGTAAATAGTAAAGTTGATGATATTCAAGAGGCAACTGAACAATTGAGTCTTACGGGCGGGAATGATGAGAGTCATGATCTCGTTTTGCAACCTGTGGGGAACAATAGTAGAGTTGATGATATTCAAGGAAAAAGTAAGCCGTTGAACCCTAAAGATTATAACAGTGGCAACGAAAACCAGAAAATCAATGAGAGAAGAGCTTCATTACCTCCAAATGTTGAGCATGTGGAGAATGGTGTTCATAGTACGCCTAAAGTGCCCAGTTACATGGCGCCAACTGAATCTGCAAGAGCTAAACTAAGAGCACAAGGATCCCCTAGATTTTCTCAAGATGCAATTGAGAGTATAGCTACAACCAGACGTCATTCTCTGCCATCTTCCACCAATGCTCGGCTTGCTTCAATGTCACCACGAGCACATAAACTTGTCCATTCAGCTGGTAAAGGGTTGGTCAGCAGTAATAGATCTCTGTCTTCTTCGAGAGATGGTAATG TTTCAGACAAGGCAATGAAAGCAGAATGGAGGAGGTGA
- the LOC136219568 gene encoding protein IQ-DOMAIN 29-like isoform X2, with protein sequence MGRSPAKWIKSVILRKKSPKSKLSEGNDVLKPTTNKGELLVASEAPVSGTTTDHSLISQLAPAVGARSVVNREHGEAANAPSEGLASSCAKASENGEGIVNSGVQDDADRIRLQTAATKAQSSFRGYQARRAFKKHKSSIIRLQALVRGHLVRRQAVTTLCCVRAVIKIQALARGQKVRRSAVGIEVQNACNQGKIQGAAYFSEKCTYPMEEKLIKNVFAQKLFASSPRAMPLSLQYNLGDPNSSREWLERWTESQFWLSHSRQKSTAKHGALKKVETKQGRTRRIVRNHSHATAENCSGSSVKESEKPKPNQRKVGHPVDSVQEHPKIEVEKVNRNSRKTSNPVKEVHERLNVVSGKAKRTIRKSSVVRTPEVSSGTNDVAVAVTRDSDADKSPKLATMDGNVTPLHESPDLDLQPLGVNSKVDDIQEATEQLSLTGGNDESHDLVLQPVGNNSRVDDIQGKSKPLNPKDYNSGNENQKINERRASLPPNVEHVENGVHSTPKVPSYMAPTESARAKLRAQGSPRFSQDAIESIATTRRHSLPSSTNARLASMSPRAHKLVHSAGKGLVSSNRSLSSSRDGNDKAMKAEWRR encoded by the exons ATGGGAAGGTCTCCAGCTAAATGGATCAAGTCTGTTATTCTTCGCAAGAAGTCACCAAAGTCTAAGTTGTCGGAAGGAAATGATGTTTTG AAACCCACCACCAACAAAGGAGAGTTATTGGTTGCTTCTGAAGCACCTGTATCTGGTACTACTACTGATCATTCCTTGATTTCACAACTGGCTCCTGCGGTTGGTGCTAGAAGTGTTGTCAATCGGGAACATGGAGAAGCTGCTAATGCACCAAGTGAAGGACTTGCTTCTTCATGTGCAAAGGCATCCGAGAATGGTGAAGGGATTGTGAATTCAGGTGTACAAGACGATGCTGACAGAATCAGGCTTCAAACAGCTGCCACAAAGGCACAGTCATCTTTTAGGGGTTATCAG GCTCGTCGTGCATTTAAAAAACATAAGAGCAGCATTATAAGGCTGCAAGCCCTTGTTCGTGGTCACTTGGTTAGAAGACAAGCTGTTACCACTTTATGTTGTGTGCGAGCAGTTATTAAAATTCAGGCGCTGGCCCGTGGTCAAAAGGTTAGACGTTCTGCTGTTGGGATTGAAGTGCAGAATGCATGCAATCAGGGAAAAATTCAG GGCGCTGcatatttttctgaaaaatgTACATATCCCATGGAAGAGAAGCTTATCAAGAATGTATTTGCCCAGAAG CTATTTGCATCATCACCACGAGCGATGCCTCTAAGCCTCCAGTATAATCTTGGGGATCCTAACTCATCTCGGGAGTGGCTGGAGCGCTGGACAGAGTCACAATTTTGGCTATCTCACTCAAGACAAAAGAGCACTGCCAAGCATGGTGCACTTAAGAAAGTCGAAACCAAACAAGGCAGGACAAGACGAATTGTTCGTAATCATTCCCATGCAACTGCTGAAAATTGTTCAGGAAGTTCAGTTAAAGAGTCTGAAAAACCGAAACCCAACCAAAGAAAGGTTGGCCATCCAGTCGATTCAGTTCAGGAACATCCAAAAATTGAAGTTGAGAAGGTAAATCGTAATTCAAGAAAAACTTCTAATCCTGTGAAGGAGGTTCATGAAAGATTAAATGTTGTTAGTGGGAAAGCAAAACGCACTATCCGAAAGTCGTCTGTTGTTCGTACTCCTGAAGTTTCATCGGGCACTAATGATGTGGCAGTGGCAGTTACAAGAGATTCTGATGCTGACAAGAGTCCAAAACTTGCTACTATGGATGGTAATGTCACTCCATTACACGAGTCTCCTGATTTGGACTTGCAACCTTTGGGGGTAAATAGTAAAGTTGATGATATTCAAGAGGCAACTGAACAATTGAGTCTTACGGGCGGGAATGATGAGAGTCATGATCTCGTTTTGCAACCTGTGGGGAACAATAGTAGAGTTGATGATATTCAAGGAAAAAGTAAGCCGTTGAACCCTAAAGATTATAACAGTGGCAACGAAAACCAGAAAATCAATGAGAGAAGAGCTTCATTACCTCCAAATGTTGAGCATGTGGAGAATGGTGTTCATAGTACGCCTAAAGTGCCCAGTTACATGGCGCCAACTGAATCTGCAAGAGCTAAACTAAGAGCACAAGGATCCCCTAGATTTTCTCAAGATGCAATTGAGAGTATAGCTACAACCAGACGTCATTCTCTGCCATCTTCCACCAATGCTCGGCTTGCTTCAATGTCACCACGAGCACATAAACTTGTCCATTCAGCTGGTAAAGGGTTGGTCAGCAGTAATAGATCTCTGTCTTCTTCGAGAGATGGTAATG ACAAGGCAATGAAAGCAGAATGGAGGAGGTGA